The genomic segment GCAGACCGACTACATGGCTGCACAAGCCGGAGGTATCAAGGATTGGTCCGGTGACATTTATACTGATCCGGAGGTGGGGTGGCTGTCTGCATTGGGATACGATGGTTATCTTATCACCGATCTTATTGCTCATAACGGACAGGGCGATGTTCCTTCCGGCTATGTCCCCTATATGGTAGGGGGTAAGCAGGTGAAAAACCTGAATGGTGATTTAGTATATATTACTCCGGGTGAATATGGAGGGATGTTTTGGGGAGGAAATGGAAGTTTCCGTTCGGAAGAGCGTGGCGGTATCGACCAGTATGATTTCAACATTTCATTCAATATCAACGACCGGGTATATTTAGGTGTGACTGTGGGAGCCTATGCCATAGATTATAGCAAATATACTTTTTATGATGAGAACTATCTGGATAAGGCAGGAAATGCTACCGGACAAGGCTATAATTTGCAGAGCTGGAACAAAATACATGGTTCCGGTTTTGATGTGAAATTCGGAGCCATTATACGTCCTTTTGAATATTCTCCATTAAAAATCGGATTAGCCATTCATACGCCCACTTATTATAATCTGGACTATAAGACGAATGCCCGTCTGGAGTCGGACGTGCTGAATGATTTGGATATAGCCAATGAGTCGGAGGTGGGTAGTGGTGTGATAGGTCAGTATAATGTAGACACTTACGATATATTGAAAGGAGATATGGTGCGCCAGTTCCAGCTTCAGACGCCATGGACTTATAATGTAAGCTTGGGATATACCATCGGTAAGGATCTGGCATTAGGCGTTGAGTATGAATATCAGGACTATTCTTCTATGAAGTTTAAAGATCAGGAGGGCTACTCCGATACCTTTGGATACGAAAACAGCACCACTTCCATGCTGAAAGGGGTGAGCACCATTCGTCTGGGTGCTGAATATAAGGTTATTCCTCAGTTTGCTTTGCGTGCAGGCTATAATTATACGTCCGCTATCTTCAATAGTGATGCATATAAAGATCTGCCTTATAACTCTATTCAGACCGATACGGATTTTGCAAATACAAAAGCGCTGAGCAACTATACATTAGGTATCGGCTATCGCGGCTCTATGTTCTATGCTGATTTGGCCTATAAGTATTCTTCTTATAAAGAGGATTTCCACCCGTTCATCAATGCCTATATGGATGGAGAACAATTGGTGATAGGTTCTCCTGAAGCGAAAGTAAAGAATACCCGTAGTCAGGTACTGTTGACTTTAGGTCTGCGTTTCTAAAAAAGATTGTATTTCCATTGCAAATAATCTTTTATTGCATTTGAAGAAATCCCCGGTGCAGTTCATTGTACCGGGGATTTTTGCTAAAATAACTATATACTGCCTTACAGCAAAGCCCTCTATAAACAATTATAATGCTTATGGGGGGCTTATAATTTTAATATGCTTTACTGCTCTCTACTGCTAACAAGGATTCACACTGTAAGCAATATATAGTTACCTTTGCTAATAAAAAAAGGCTTGCAATCTGCAAGCCTTTTTAGATGGTATCTGTTTTTTCAGATTATTTCTTGAAATAACGATTGTACAGACCTTCGAAGCCTTTACCATGACGAGCTTCGTCCTTAGCCATTTCATGAACTGTGTCATGGATAGCATCCAGGTTCAATGCTTTAGCGCGGGTAGCGATACGCTTTTTGTCTTCGCAAGCGCCTGATTCAGCGTTCATTCTCTTTTCAAGGTTGGTCTTAGTGTCCCATACACAGTCGCCCAGCAATTCAGCAAATTTGGAAGCGTGTTCTGCTTCTTCCCATGCATAACGCTTGAATGCTTCAGCTACTTCAGGATAACCTTCGCGGTCTGCCTGACGGCTCATTGCAAGGTACATACCAACTTCTGTACATTCGCCCATGAAGTGGTTGTTCAAATCCTTAATCATTTCGTCGTCGCAGCCTTTAGCTACACCGATAACATGTTCGTCGGCAAAAACCAACGGACCACCTGCCTGTGCTTCTTCTACTTCAACGAATTTGCTTGCAGGAGCTTTACACAGAGGACATTTCTCAGGAGCTGCGTCTCCTTCATATACGTAACCGCAGACAGTACATCTAAATTTTTTCATTTTACTTCAGATTTTAATTAGTTGAATTAGTTATTCGTTATTTTAGTTAACTGTTCACTTTCCAAACAATTCTTGCAGATACCTTTATAATAATAATGGATCTCTTGTACATCATGGCCGTCCATGTCCATATCTTCCACTTGCTTGATATTGGCATTATATTCCAAATCGTATATTTTGCCGCATTGTTTACACAAGAAATGGGCATGAGGGCTGGTCTCTGCATCGTAGCAGGTATTCCGTTCGTCAATTGTCAGTGTCTGTGCAGCACCTTGCTCGCTCAAAAGTTTCAAAGTGTTGTAGACAGTGGTCTTGGACAATGTGGGAATGGAAGGAGCAAGAGCCGTATAGATTTCGTCTACACTGGGATGTGTACGATGCTCCATCAGATAGCTCATAATGGCTATGCGCTGCACTGACGGTTTTATGTTGTGATTTTGCAATCGCTTTATTACATCCATATCATCTATAATTCAAACTTGTAATAATTACATTTTTAATTCTCTTGCAAAGATAGATACTTCTTTGATTTATCCAAAAAAAAATCTGAGTTTTTTTATATTGTTAATTAAAATGACCTGTTGTATTCTTAGATGGGATTGCAAGTATCTTGAAGCGGAGAGTGAAAAGACTGATTATTTTGTGTTTATTTGATAAATTGCCGTATTTTTGTACCCTAATTTAATCAGATTCTTATGAATTACGGATATGTCAAAGTAGCGGCGGCTGTACCTCGTATTAAGGTAGCGGACTGTAAGTTCAATGCCGGACAAATTGAAAAAGAGATAATCATAGCTGACGGAAAAGGTGTACAAATTATAGTCTTTCCGGAGTTATGCATCACCGGATATACATGTGGAGACCTTTTTGCCCAGCAACTTTTGCTTGAAGAGGCCGAAATGGGGCTGATACAGATTTTGAATAATACGCGTCAAATGGACATTATATCCATTCTTGGCATGCCTGTACCCCTGAACGGTATGTTGCTGAATACCGCAGTGGTTATACAGAAAGGCAAAATCCTGGGCGTTGTTCCTAAGACATATCTTCCCAACTACAAAGAATTTTATGAGAAACGCTGGTTCGCTTCTGCCTGTGAGGTATCGGAGACTACTGCCCGCTTATGCGGACAGGTAGTGCCTATGGGTCGGAATCTGCTTTTTGAGACTGCGGATACGACTTTCGGAATTGAGATTTGCGAGGATCTGTGGGCTCCTATTCCGCCGAGTTCTTCATTGGCGTTGCAGGGGGCGGAAATCCTTTTCAACCTGTCGGCTGATAACGAAGGAATAGGTAAACATGCTTACCTTCGTTCGCTCATCAGTCAGCAGTCTGCCCGTTGTATTGCAGGGTATGTATTCAGTTCATGCGGTTTTGGCGAATCTACTACGGATGTGGTTTTTGCCGGCAATGGATTGATTTATGAGAATGGTACGCTGTTGGCCGGCAGTGAACGCTTCTCCTTTGAGGGGCAGTTGGTGGTTAGCGAAATTGATGTGGAGCATATACGTACGGAACGTCGGGTTAATACGACATTTGCGGCCTGCCACGCCAATTGTGCGCCTGAGATTCCGGTGCGCATATCCACAGAGTATGTCAATTCCGGTGATTTGAACCTGACCCGTACTTTCGAACCTCATCCGTTTGTTCCTCAAGGGCCGGTTTTGGACGAGCGTTGCGAGGAAGTATTCTCGATACAGGTATCAGGATTGGCACAGCGCTTGGTACATACCAATGCCAAGAGCGCAGTGGTAGGCATATCCGGTGGCTTGGACTCTACATTGGCATTATTGGTTTGTGTGAAAACCTTTGATAAGCTGGGTTGGGACCGTAAAGGCATTATCGGTGTGACTATGCCGGGATTCGGCACTACCGACCGTACGCATACCAATGCTGTCGACCTGATGACTTCATTGGGTGTGACAATGCGCGAAGTCTGCATAAAGGATGCCTGCATACAACACTTTAAGGATATAGACCATGACATAAACGTGCATGATGTGGTATATGAGAATTCGCAGGCGCGTGAACGTACGCAGATATTAATGGATATTGCCAACCAGACATGGGGAATGGTGGTTGGTACGGGCGATCTCTCGGAACTTGCTTTGGGCTGGGCCACGTATAACGGCGATCACATGTCTATGTACGGTGTCAACAGCAGTATTCCCAAAACGTTGGTGAAGCATCTGGTGAAGTGGGTTGCGGAAAATGATATGGACGAGGCTTCACGAGCCACATTGCTGGATATTGTGGATACTCCTATCAGTCCGGAACTTATACCGGCAGATGAGAATGGAAATATCAAGCAGATTACCGAGGATCTCGTAGGCCCGTATGAACTGCACGATTTCTTCCTTTATTATTTTCTGCGTTGCGGCTTCCGTCCTTCCAAAATCTTCTTCCTTGCAGCGCGTACGTTTAAGGATGTCTATGATGAAGAAACGATACGGAAATGGTTGCAGACCTTCTGTCGCCGCTTCTTCAACCAGCAGTTCAAGCGTTCTTGCCTGCCGGACGGCCCGAAGGTGGGAAGCATTTCCATAAGTCCGCGTGGAGATTGGCGCATGCCGAGTGATGCATCTGCGGAGATGTGGCTGAGGGAAGTGGAGACGTTGTAGAGGTTTGTGGTGAAGATTATATCATTTATAGTACTTCCTATAAATCTTCTTATATTCTTTCTTTGTTTTAAACCGTTCCAGCCAGCTGTTCAGGCTGTCCAGAAGTACCGGAGACTGCTTGCTCACTCCCCATGAGTAGAATTGAGTGAAGCTGATTGCGGTATTTATATCTATTTGCGGAAGGCTGTCGGCGGCGGAACGGGCGATGGCTTCGTCACATACTGCATAGTCGATATCGCCATGTGCCACGAGCGCGATGAGCTGTTCGGAGCCATATTTCTCTATTTCGTTAATATATATGGTGTCGCCTATTTCATTTCCTAAGTTGCGGATGCGCAGAATGGAAGGAGAGCCTTTAACCACATTCAGGGTTTTTCCCGCTAAATCGAGCTGGCTCCTGACGAATAGGGAGTCATCGGGGGAATCCATTTTGCGCTGAACCAATACTTGCCTGTTCAGAACGATAGGAGCGGTGAGGAGCAGGGAATCTTTTAATTCGCTGGTTGCCAAGAGACCGTAGGCGATGACGTCGTATCGGCCTTCTGCCAAACCTTCGAGCCGTTCATTAAAACTCATTTCGGGAGTTATGGCTACTTGCAGACTGTGATCGCGGGCAAAAGCCTCTATCAGTTCGTAATGAAAGCCCGATAAAGTGTCTCTATCCACATAAAAGCTGATGGAATTGTACTCCGTAGCTGCACGAAGTGTTCCATTTGCCGCTATTTCGGCGTAATCGCGGGGATGCCCTTTGCGGCTCTCTCTTTTAGGCAGCATGAATGTGGCGACAAGTGCAGCCACTGCTCCCAGGATGATATACTTCAACAGTTTGGTCTTTTTCATGATGAATGGAGGACAATGTTAGTCGTAGAAGTTCCATGAAATACCTATCTTGAACAAGCGCGGGTTGATGGGATAGTGGGGCACGAGGAAATAATTGCTTTGTCCCATTCCTGCGTTTACATGATACATCATGGCAAAGATACGGGTCCGCTTCAAGTGCAGATTGGCGTATACGTTTACAATCGGATAACCGCCGATTTCTACCTGGTCGTCCGCTGCCTGAAGATGGAATTGCTGGATGGCGGGAGTGTAGGCGGGTGCGTTGTATTTGGTGAAATATCTGACGTCGGCTCCAATCTGTACAGTCAGCACCTTCTTGGCTATTTTGGCAAGCAGGTACAGGTTATGGTATAGTGAGAGCTGTGGCAAAGGCAATACGGTTTCATTGCTCGATTTCTGCCAAGTCACTTCGTTGTCCAAATGTAGTATGCCCAAGCGGAAATCCTGCTTCAGAGTTGCGGACAATACTTGTATATTACCGCTTTCCTGCACAGGCATTGCGCTTTGATTAAAATAGGTGTAGTTCTTTATGTTTTCCACGCCGGCACGCAGGTTTGTTTTCCAGCGTTGGATGTTCAGCTCGCCCTCCACACGTGTGCGAAATTCCTTATTCATATTGTCATTGTCCCAATAATAATGGTTGGAGTGATAATGACGCATGTAGAAAGAGGGGAGAGTGTTGCTTACATAGCCTCTTGCATAAAAGTTTACGGTGTCTTTCCAAAGGCGGAAGTTCAGGTCGAGGTCGGCATTGACGCGAAATTGTCCGAGCGCCTTGTCCATGATGCCTATTTCACCATTTACGTTATAATGCAGCGTTTTGCCTTGGCGTTTGGCAAGTTCGCCGCCCACGAATAGTTCCTGTTCGTCGAAACGGGTACGCGACAAAGTATCCATTAATTCGTAACGGTTGAACTTGTGCGATATATAGGCTGTCAGTCCGGCTTTGGCATACTTGTTGAAGCCTTCGAGCAAAGCAATTCCAAACACGTTCTTTATGCTGAAGGCAGTGGTCGAATCCCGGCTGGCGACTTCATTGAAATACGCATTGGGATATTGTCCCTCCTTCTCTTGGGCAGAAGTGAACTGATGGCGGGCACGTTCCACTTTTATGGTGTGGATGAAGCTGGTGACGGGAACGAACTCTTCCGTTATAATGGTATCTTTGGGCAGGGGCACACTGTCATTGGCGGCAGTTATTCCGGAAGAACGGGCATCCTCTATGGTAGTAGTTTCTCGTGTAAAGCCGAGCCGGTAGCGCTGTGTGGCATATACGTAGAAATCTTTGTTACGGTTTGCCGTCTGTTCCAATTTTACGGGGATAGTGGTGGATTCATATTCCTTTTTCCCTTCCGACATATCTTCCGGGCGCGTAATATAACGGTCGTCTTGAATACCTCCGTTTTCGTTCATCTTCATGGTGAAGTTGTTGTACACTGCCTGCATTTGGTATTTATCGCCGATGTAGCTGGCAAACACTCCGGCATTGAAGTGGGAGGTGGACTGGTTCTGATAGTATCCCCGTCCATACAGGTAATCTATGTTGAAACCAAAAGCCAGCCGCTTGTTTGCATTGACTGAAAAGTAGGACTTGAAGCGTTCTTCGCCATTGACTTTATTTCCGGCTTTGTAGTATGTCAGGTTGGTAAAAGGGATGTTGCTATTTGTGAATTTCACTTCGTCCGGGCGGACAAAGAAGCTGGAAAAAGGTTGCATGAAGATAGTCGGTTCGGCATCCTTGCGTTCAAAGAAGATGCGTGACATGCGCGGCGAACCCAAGTTACCCAGATAATTATAGTGCCCGTACATGCCTTCTACCAAGTTGGTATTCTGGAAGTTAAGATTAGCTGTGTCGGCGGGAATAATGGTACGTTCGCCCAGTGTCTCACTCAGGCGCCACATATAAAGTTTGGGGGGAAGACTCTGAATTTCCGTATTGGTACTGTCTTCCAGATTATCCGGCAAGGTGTTGGGATCTACCTGATTGCCGAACTGGTCGCGGCCGGTTGTAGGATCCATACGGTTGAAAGGTGTCTGTGCCACAGCACCCAAGATACCTATAATAGACAGAAATAGATATGTCAGTACGATTCGTCTCATAATTAGGCGCAAAGATACAATAAAAAATTATTCACTTACGGAATTCCACCTTTTTTGCTTCTTTTAAAACTCTCGGCTCTTTATGGAAAAACAGTATTCGGGCAGTTGCAATGATGCAATTATTACCGCTTATGTGCCTGTATATTCAGCAGCTTTGCTATCTTTGCTACCGACTCTTTCGGGTAGGAAGCAACTTTTCGTTTCTAATATTATAATATCTGTTTGTATGAGAACACTATCTTTTTGGCTATGCTTATTCTTGCTTTTTCCTCTGCTGCATGCTCAGGATGCCGAATTAAAAATGTATCAGGATGAGTTGGCTCGTGCCTTGAGACTGAAGAATCGGGATAGTATTGCAGCTGCTTATTGTCATTTAGGGGAATATTATGCCTATCGCCAGTCGGACAGTACCCGGTATTATTGTGATAAAGGTCTGGAATATGCCCGAAAGGATGTACCTGAACCTTATCTCACCTTATTGATAAACCGGGTGGAAACTTATAGTGCTTTGGGGGATATGGAGAGTGCAATTGACGGCTACCTTAAGGTACTCGATGAAGCCGAACGTTTTACCGGAGTTGAGGACCAAGTGATTACAACGCTCACTTCTCTTGGTGTGAATTATCGCAGAAAAGACATGCCTGATTCGGCACTGATATATTATAACAGGGCGTTGGAAAAACTTGAGGGGCGTAAATCCTACGATGAACGGGTGCACTTATTGACAAATATGGCTGTGCTTTATGCAAATACCTCGCGTTTGAAAGAGGCTGAAAACTATGTTCGGGCGGCGGTGGAAGAGTCAAAGAAGTGCGATGATATGGACATGGTCTTGTATGCAGCATCTACGGCGGGAGGTATCATGACATTACAGAAGAAATACGACGAAGCCGCTCAGATGCTCTATCCCGCACTTGCTATGGCACGCGAACAGAAGAAACCGAAATTTGTGTTGAAAAGTATAACATATCTGTTGAATGCCTATTTCAGAATGAACAATAACGATTCTATCAATCATTATATACGTGAGGCGGAAAAAATGATGGCTGAATTGCCTGAGTCTTCAGGGGAGGTACTGGGATATAAGGAAACCCTTTTCAAGATTCTCAACAAGATGGGGCGTTATCGGGAGAGTCTTTCCATTCAGCAACAGATGTTGAGAGCTATGGATGTCAATGCCCAGACCCCGATTGATAAGCTCTATTTGGAAATGGCACGCAATTATCATGGGCTGAAAGATTATCCGCATGCCGCCGATTACTATGAAAAAGCATACTGGACGTCCGATAGCCTGCATCAGACGGAGGTGGATGCGGAACTTTCCGAACTGTCCATGAAGTATGAAAATCAGGTAAAGGAACTTGAAATAGCGAGGCTGACTCAAGAGCAACTGGAGCAAAAGGCTAAGACGATGCAGTGGGGTATAGTGGCTGCTGTGGCTGTCTCCGCTTTTTTACTTTTGGTATTTTATTATATGTTCCGCCAGAAACGTGTCAAAAAAGAGGAAGAGTTGAAACTTGCCAAAAGCTATATTGACGGGTTGGAACGTGAACGCACCCGCTTGGCGAAAGAGTTGCATGACGGTGTCTGCAATGACTTGTTGGGGATTGGCATGCAGGTGCAATGTATGCCACCTTCGGCTGAGTCAAAACATGAGCTGCTGGATTTGTTGGAACAGGTTCGTGGTGAGGTGCGCTGTATTTCCCATGAACTGATGCCGCCAAAGTTCCAGTATGTTACATTGGCTGAAACGATAGAGGCATATATAGAACGTTTGGTCATTCCGGCATCCATGCAACTGGCTTTCAGTAAAGAAAATGACCATGCAGAATGGGGGCAAGTACCGGAGCAGACGGCTTATGAGGTCTATCGTATTTTGCAGGAGCTACTTTCTAATATACTGAAACATTCCGAAGCGACGGAAGTGAATATAAATCTCTCCTTAAGTAAGGAACTGTTGGTTTTACTCATCACAGACAATGGCAAGCCGTTTTCCGATTCAGGTGCTGCAATGGGCGGTATCGGCCTTAATACTACCCAAGAACGCGCCAAAGCCATAGGCGGGTCTCTTTCTGTAAACTGCAAGGGGAGTATCCAACAGTTTCAGCTTGAAATCCCTTTGTCCCTTTAGTAGAAAACCATGATGTCGGATACTAAAATCACTATTTTTGATGATGCCGGATATTAATAAATACTTTTTCTTTGCAGCATAATTCAGAACACAAAGCATAGATTGATGAAAGAAAAAGATATACGCATTTTGTTGGTAGATGACCATGATTTGGTGCTTCAAGGATTGAAGAGGATAGTAGAATGTTCGTTACCCGAAATCAAGACCGTATGTACAGCTTCATCGGGACGGGAGGCATTGCTTTTAATAGCTTCCCAATGCTTTAATCTTTTCTTGTTGGATATGGAATTGCCCGATTTGTCCGGTTTGGAAATAATCTCACGTATTCGGGAAAAAGACCCTCAGGCGCGTATTATCGTGAATACAATGCACGAGGAAATTTGGTTTATAAAGAATCTGATACAGTGTGATGTAGATAGTATTTTGTTTAAATCCGTTGACTCGAACAAGATAGTCGAGGCTATTCGTTGTGTACTCGATGGCGGGACTTACTACTGTACTTATGCCGAACAAGTACGCAACCAGATGAGGCGTTCGGACGAAGGGCGGCGTGAAGAACTCACACAGCGTGAGCTTGATGTGTTGAAGTGTATCTCTGAAGGCAAAAACACACAGGAAATAGCTCAGGATTTGTGTGTATCTACCAATACGGTAGATACACACCGGCGTCATCTGTTGGACAAACTTGATGCAAAGAATGTGGCGGACTTGATAATGACAGCAATCTCCAGAGGTATTATACCTATCCGTAAATGTTGATGACATTACTCATTTAAAACATATCATTGTTATGAAAAGGTTTACTATTACAATTATCTCCGCAATGCTTTGCGGACTGGTCGTATTGTCAGCATGTGGCGGTGCAAAGAAGAATGTTCAAGATGCCGAAGGTCAAGCGGAGGCCGGGGGGAATGCTCCGAGCGGTTACTTGATGCCTGCTATCTCAGCAAACAATTTTTGTGGTGATTTTACTACCATGACTCCCGATTACGGTTACCTGATGCCCGAAAAGGGCTTGTTCCTTAAGATGCATGACATTAGGGGCGCTTACGGTATTAATATTTATACTTATGTGATGGACGGTGACAACATACAATGTACACCGGGACATTTTGTGATGATAGTTCCGAGAGGCGGTGATAAACTGGAAATCACCATAAAGAAGAGTTCCATGAAGAATACTCCTTCCTTTACTTTTATACCTACTCCCGATTGCGAGAACTCCGCTTATGTGGCTACGGAGAAAGTTGCCGGTAAGTATTACTATCTCTGTGGTGATGCGGAAGCCCGTTATAAGTTCGAAGATTTGTTTGAGGACGAACGTTGTGCGGAGTTCAAAAACTTAGTGGATAATTATGGTAAATAATTGAATGATAACTGAAATATAATATATGATGAAGAAACTTTTTTTAGGCTTTCTGGTGGCGATAGCGCTGGGGGCATGTAGCAGTGAAGAAAATGAACCGGAAGGAGCTATTGTTTTAACTGGCGGTACTCAGACTTCACAAACGATATATGCGGACGAAACGCAAAAGTCGGAAGGTATTAAATTCACCGCCACAGAGCCTTGGACGGCAACCGTAACCGAAACAAAGACAAGAGCCGATGGAAGCAATGTGGACTGGTTGAAACTGAGCGCGTATAGCGGGGGCGCAGGTGAGTTCACCTTGAACCTTACACTTACACCGAACACCAGTGGAAAAAGCCGGAAAGCGGAAATACGCATTACGGCAGGTAAAACCGTACTGACCATTGCGGTGGAACAAAAAGCGGAAACGGAAAGTGGTACCGGAGTACTGAAAACTATCAAGAAGATAGCTTGTAAAGAAGTGTTCAACTCTGATAAGGTTTATAATAGCTCTGATTACACCAGCGAATGGATCAGGACCTTTAGTTACGATGAGCAGGGACGTGTGGCGCGTATTGTACGTGACCACGTACAATCTAAAGGTAAAACTACAACGACTTTCGATTACACGATTGCCGGAGAGATAACCATGAACGAGAAAGAGGTTTATGATAGTAGCAGCAATATCTACGAAGATACCTACATTATCAAACTCAATGAACAAGGAAATGTAGCATCCATACAGGACGATGACAAGAATACCGGAACGTTCAGCGACTACATACGTCTCAGCTATACCGATGACAACCGCCTTGCGCAGTGGAAGGATGCCGATGCAGGCAGTGAAACCAGTTCGGGTACTTTCTCTTATGATAATGGAATGTTGTCAAAGTATGAATACGTTGAGGGTAAATCATTGGAAGATAGCAGGACAATCAGTGTGGATGTGAATAAAGCCTATACGCACCGTTATCCCAATAATCTTCCTGTTGATATGGTGGGACTCCTTTTATGTAATGACGATGCTTATGACTTTCTGTTCTATATCGGAAGAACGGGTAAGACGAGTGATTATCTGCCGGAAGTGTTCCCGGACTTTACTGCGCGTGATGAATGGGATAGAATAATGGAAAGTTATCAGACTCCGAACACAACAGTTGAAGAATATTACCATACGATTGTATGGTCTGATGACGAGTTAGTGATGAACTATACCTTCGACAAAGACAACTACCTGACCGGTATTCAGACTCAAAGAGGCTTCACTGTCATGAAAACAACTTATACCGTAGTAGTGGGTAATGAGCTTGTTGATCCGAATATTCCTGAAAAAGGTTATAAATACACCATAGAAAATAAAAAGACCGAGAAGGAAAAAGATGATGCGGATGTGTTTACTTGGACAATCGAATATTAGACTTTCTATATATATACGGCGCTAAAAAAACGGATGATGTGTTCACACTTGGAAACACATCATCCGTTTATAGTAAACGCATCATCCGTTGAGGGCAAACACATCATCTGTTTCGCCCAAACGGATGATGTGTTTTTTTATACCTCCTTAATCAGCTCCATACCCCGCTTGATGGCCTCTTCGTTCATCGGTATCAGGTGGTGGTGGCGTTCGGGAAGTGTTTTTTTCAATCCCTTGATAACGTTGTCCAATGTTACGATCGGAGCAATTTTCAACAGGCCGCCCAGCACAATCATGTTGAATGCTTTGGCATTTTTCATTTCGTTGGCGGCATCCATAGCATCGATGCGGTAAACGTGGATGTCTTTACGTGTCGGCGGGTTGATGATGCCGTAGCCGTCGTAGATAAGTACGCCGCCGGGCTTTACCTTGTTCTCGAACTTCTCCAGTGAGGGTTGGTTCAGGATGATAGCCGCATCATATTTGCTCAAAATTGGCGAGGAGATTTTCTCGTCACTCACAATTACGGTAACGTTTGCCGTACCGCCGCGTTGTTCCGGTCCGTAGGCGGGCATCCAGGTCACCTCTTTGCCTTCCATCAATCCGGAGTATGCCAAAATCTTTCCCATGGACAATACGCCTTGTCCGCCGAAGCCTGCTATAATGATTTCTTCTTTCATTGTTCTTCTGTTT from the Bacteroides eggerthii genome contains:
- a CDS encoding tetratricopeptide repeat-containing sensor histidine kinase, translating into MRTLSFWLCLFLLFPLLHAQDAELKMYQDELARALRLKNRDSIAAAYCHLGEYYAYRQSDSTRYYCDKGLEYARKDVPEPYLTLLINRVETYSALGDMESAIDGYLKVLDEAERFTGVEDQVITTLTSLGVNYRRKDMPDSALIYYNRALEKLEGRKSYDERVHLLTNMAVLYANTSRLKEAENYVRAAVEESKKCDDMDMVLYAASTAGGIMTLQKKYDEAAQMLYPALAMAREQKKPKFVLKSITYLLNAYFRMNNNDSINHYIREAEKMMAELPESSGEVLGYKETLFKILNKMGRYRESLSIQQQMLRAMDVNAQTPIDKLYLEMARNYHGLKDYPHAADYYEKAYWTSDSLHQTEVDAELSELSMKYENQVKELEIARLTQEQLEQKAKTMQWGIVAAVAVSAFLLLVFYYMFRQKRVKKEEELKLAKSYIDGLERERTRLAKELHDGVCNDLLGIGMQVQCMPPSAESKHELLDLLEQVRGEVRCISHELMPPKFQYVTLAETIEAYIERLVIPASMQLAFSKENDHAEWGQVPEQTAYEVYRILQELLSNILKHSEATEVNINLSLSKELLVLLITDNGKPFSDSGAAMGGIGLNTTQERAKAIGGSLSVNCKGSIQQFQLEIPLSL
- a CDS encoding response regulator transcription factor, whose protein sequence is MKEKDIRILLVDDHDLVLQGLKRIVECSLPEIKTVCTASSGREALLLIASQCFNLFLLDMELPDLSGLEIISRIREKDPQARIIVNTMHEEIWFIKNLIQCDVDSILFKSVDSNKIVEAIRCVLDGGTYYCTYAEQVRNQMRRSDEGRREELTQRELDVLKCISEGKNTQEIAQDLCVSTNTVDTHRRHLLDKLDAKNVADLIMTAISRGIIPIRKC
- a CDS encoding BACON domain-containing protein gives rise to the protein MMKKLFLGFLVAIALGACSSEENEPEGAIVLTGGTQTSQTIYADETQKSEGIKFTATEPWTATVTETKTRADGSNVDWLKLSAYSGGAGEFTLNLTLTPNTSGKSRKAEIRITAGKTVLTIAVEQKAETESGTGVLKTIKKIACKEVFNSDKVYNSSDYTSEWIRTFSYDEQGRVARIVRDHVQSKGKTTTTFDYTIAGEITMNEKEVYDSSSNIYEDTYIIKLNEQGNVASIQDDDKNTGTFSDYIRLSYTDDNRLAQWKDADAGSETSSGTFSYDNGMLSKYEYVEGKSLEDSRTISVDVNKAYTHRYPNNLPVDMVGLLLCNDDAYDFLFYIGRTGKTSDYLPEVFPDFTARDEWDRIMESYQTPNTTVEEYYHTIVWSDDELVMNYTFDKDNYLTGIQTQRGFTVMKTTYTVVVGNELVDPNIPEKGYKYTIENKKTEKEKDDADVFTWTIEY
- a CDS encoding 2-oxoacid:acceptor oxidoreductase family protein; the encoded protein is MKEEIIIAGFGGQGVLSMGKILAYSGLMEGKEVTWMPAYGPEQRGGTANVTVIVSDEKISSPILSKYDAAIILNQPSLEKFENKVKPGGVLIYDGYGIINPPTRKDIHVYRIDAMDAANEMKNAKAFNMIVLGGLLKIAPIVTLDNVIKGLKKTLPERHHHLIPMNEEAIKRGMELIKEV